The Niastella koreensis GR20-10 genome includes a window with the following:
- a CDS encoding glycoside hydrolase family 25 protein: MSHHNDITDWTAIKKANVQFVYIKISEGVGTPDEKAKANALAAKENGLQIGYYHFGRPDKKNDNTIELDATAEAAEVKILLTDLPVADLPLMLDLEDTASFDSSLAPKEYLTWVETFLSFFFDPVNPSTNPLIYGRKEYLERKLPPTHTLGTRYKLWLSRYTDDQNKAVPAKGWNKWHIWQFSEKGVLGTNGNLDLNLKRVTD; the protein is encoded by the coding sequence ATCTCGCATCATAATGACATTACCGATTGGACTGCGATAAAAAAAGCCAATGTACAGTTCGTGTATATAAAGATCTCTGAAGGTGTAGGCACCCCCGATGAAAAGGCGAAAGCGAATGCGCTTGCTGCCAAAGAAAATGGGCTGCAAATAGGGTATTATCATTTTGGAAGACCCGATAAAAAGAATGACAACACCATTGAGCTTGATGCTACCGCCGAAGCCGCAGAAGTTAAAATCCTGCTCACAGATTTACCAGTTGCCGATCTACCTCTAATGCTCGATCTGGAAGATACCGCCAGTTTTGATTCGTCATTGGCACCCAAAGAATACCTGACATGGGTTGAAACATTCCTGAGTTTTTTCTTTGATCCTGTTAATCCTTCAACAAATCCATTGATCTATGGCAGAAAAGAATACCTGGAAAGAAAATTACCACCCACTCATACACTGGGCACCCGGTATAAATTATGGCTGTCAAGGTATACTGACGATCAAAACAAAGCAGTACCGGCCAAAGGTTGGAACAAATGGCACATCTGGCAATTTTCTGAGAAAGGTGTTTTGGGTACCAACGGCAACCTTGACCTGAACTTAAAAAGGGTCACTGATTGA